One window of the bacterium genome contains the following:
- the hflX gene encoding GTPase HflX produces the protein MIDRQGVIRHVIVGDARGIEIPELGRGRAGGARLRGLRCIHTHLGPSPLSQEDLTDLALLRLDSMTAIEVGEEGQSESVHFAHLLPSPAEAFDNPETETAPSPWQSRTPPWEIQTFPDLSRMTVDAAALAASLEEGFSRAARAGTQLKKGERALLIHVETQDRRGRPAETELNELEILTEGAGLIPCGQIIQRRKTLDPRYVLGRGRLADVLMRSLQMGVEALVFSQELSPAQTRSLAEFTDLKILDRTQIILDIFAQRASSRVGKLQVELALLRYMLPRLSTKSTALSRLTGGIGGRGPGETKLEIHRRRAHERIQRLERELDQLQRKRAQGRQRRRRRDVPVLSLVGYTNAGKSTLLNALTHSEVYVADQLFATLDTSSRRLRLPREREVVITDTVGFIHDLPKELLGAFRSTLEELQEADLLLHVIDASATDCEENLTAVERLLGEIVTEDIPILRVFNKTDKVSPLQISHLCRRYEAIAVSGIDPQTLPPLVEEADRRLGEIMGEGDASEITRVAI, from the coding sequence TTGATTGACCGCCAGGGCGTCATCCGCCACGTCATCGTGGGCGACGCCCGGGGGATCGAAATCCCGGAGCTTGGCCGCGGCCGCGCCGGCGGCGCCCGTCTGCGGGGCCTTCGCTGCATTCACACCCATCTGGGACCCTCCCCCCTGTCCCAGGAGGATCTGACCGATCTGGCGCTCCTCCGCCTCGACTCAATGACCGCCATCGAGGTGGGCGAGGAAGGGCAGAGCGAGAGTGTCCACTTCGCTCACCTCCTCCCTTCCCCCGCTGAGGCGTTCGACAATCCGGAAACCGAGACAGCTCCCTCTCCCTGGCAGAGCCGCACCCCCCCATGGGAGATCCAAACCTTCCCGGACCTCTCGCGGATGACGGTAGACGCCGCCGCCCTGGCCGCATCGCTGGAAGAGGGGTTCTCCCGCGCCGCCCGCGCCGGAACTCAACTGAAGAAAGGCGAGCGGGCGCTCTTGATTCACGTGGAAACGCAGGACCGCAGAGGCCGGCCCGCGGAGACCGAGTTGAACGAGCTGGAAATCCTGACAGAGGGTGCGGGGCTCATCCCCTGCGGCCAGATCATCCAGCGCCGCAAGACCCTCGATCCGCGCTATGTCCTGGGGAGGGGACGCCTGGCCGATGTCCTCATGCGCTCCCTTCAGATGGGGGTCGAGGCCCTGGTCTTCTCCCAGGAGTTGAGCCCGGCCCAGACCCGCAGCCTCGCCGAGTTCACAGACTTGAAAATCCTGGATCGGACCCAGATCATCCTCGACATCTTCGCCCAGCGGGCCAGCAGCCGCGTCGGGAAACTCCAGGTTGAGCTCGCCCTGCTTCGCTACATGCTCCCCCGTCTTTCGACCAAGAGCACAGCCCTGAGCCGTCTCACGGGCGGGATCGGCGGCCGCGGACCCGGCGAGACGAAACTGGAAATTCACCGGCGGCGCGCCCATGAGCGCATCCAGCGCCTCGAGCGCGAACTCGACCAGCTTCAGCGCAAGCGCGCCCAGGGCCGTCAGCGGCGGCGGCGGCGGGACGTTCCCGTTCTCTCCCTGGTCGGATACACCAACGCCGGAAAATCCACCCTCTTGAACGCCCTCACCCACAGCGAGGTCTACGTCGCCGATCAGCTTTTCGCCACGCTCGACACCTCGAGCCGCCGGCTGCGGCTGCCCCGCGAGCGCGAGGTCGTCATTACGGACACTGTGGGGTTCATCCACGATCTGCCGAAAGAACTGCTCGGCGCCTTTCGCTCGACGCTTGAAGAACTGCAGGAAGCCGACCTTCTCCTGCATGTCATCGATGCGTCCGCTACCGATTGCGAGGAAAACCTGACCGCCGTCGAGCGTCTACTGGGGGAGATCGTGACCGAAGACATCCCCATCCTGAGAGTTTTCAACAAGACGGACAAAGTGAGCCCGCTTCAAATCTCCCATCTGTGCCGCCGCTACGAAGCCATTGCCGTCAGCGGAATCGACCCGCAAACCCTCCCGCCGCTGGTCGAGGAGGCAGACCGCCGCCTGGGCGAGATTATGGGAGAGGGAGACGCATCGGAAATCACGCGGGTCGCGATATAA